A genomic region of Mycolicibacterium poriferae contains the following coding sequences:
- the ramB gene encoding acetate metabolism transcriptional regulator RamB, which yields MPKTFVGARVRQLRSERGFSQAALAQMLDISPSYLNQIEHDVRPLTVAVLLRITEVFGVDATFFASQDDTRLIAELREVLLDRDLDADVEPAEVADMVAAHPALAKAMVNLHRRYQLTTTRLAAATEDRFNDTGSGSGSGSISMPHEEVRDYFYERQNYLHDLDTAAEELTTGMRINRGDLVSDLADRLRIVHGVTIIRRIDLGEGVLHRYDPMSKRLQVSAHLSAGQTVTRLAAELAYLEYGGLIDRLVEEGKFTGEEARKLARKGLANYFAAATVLPYAQFHEVAENFRYDIERLSAYYSISYETICHRLSTLQRPSMRGVPFSFVRVDRAGNMSKRQSATGFHFSSSGGTCPLWNVYETFANPGKILVQIAEMPDGRSYMWVARTVERRASRYGQPGKTFAIGLGCELRHAQRLVYSEGLNLSGDNATPIGAGCRVCERDDCPQRAFPALGRALDIDEHRSTVSPYLVKPS from the coding sequence GTGCCTAAAACGTTCGTCGGCGCCCGGGTCCGGCAGCTCCGCAGCGAACGCGGATTCAGCCAGGCGGCGCTGGCGCAGATGCTCGACATCTCGCCCAGCTACCTCAACCAGATCGAGCACGACGTGCGGCCGCTGACGGTGGCCGTGCTGCTGCGGATCACCGAGGTGTTCGGCGTCGATGCGACGTTCTTCGCCTCCCAGGACGACACCCGCCTGATCGCCGAGCTGCGCGAAGTGCTGCTCGACCGCGACCTCGACGCCGACGTCGAGCCTGCCGAGGTCGCCGACATGGTCGCCGCCCACCCTGCGCTGGCCAAGGCGATGGTGAACCTGCACCGGCGCTACCAGCTGACGACCACCCGGCTGGCCGCGGCGACCGAGGACCGCTTCAACGACACCGGGTCCGGTTCCGGGTCGGGCTCCATCTCGATGCCCCACGAGGAGGTGCGCGACTACTTCTACGAGCGACAGAACTACCTGCACGACCTCGACACCGCCGCCGAGGAGCTCACCACCGGCATGCGGATCAACCGCGGCGATCTGGTCAGCGACCTGGCCGACCGGCTGCGCATCGTGCACGGGGTGACGATCATCCGTCGCATCGACCTCGGCGAAGGCGTCCTGCACCGCTACGACCCGATGTCCAAGCGGCTGCAGGTCAGCGCCCACCTGTCGGCCGGGCAGACGGTGACACGACTGGCCGCCGAACTGGCCTACCTGGAGTACGGGGGCCTGATCGACCGGCTCGTGGAGGAAGGCAAGTTCACCGGCGAGGAGGCGCGCAAACTGGCCCGCAAGGGATTGGCGAACTACTTCGCCGCGGCCACGGTGCTGCCATATGCCCAGTTCCACGAGGTGGCCGAGAACTTCCGCTACGACATCGAGCGCCTGTCGGCCTACTACTCGATCAGCTACGAGACCATCTGCCACCGACTGTCCACGCTGCAGCGGCCGTCCATGCGCGGCGTGCCGTTCTCGTTCGTCCGCGTGGACCGGGCGGGGAACATGTCGAAACGTCAGTCCGCCACCGGGTTTCATTTCTCCTCCAGCGGCGGAACGTGCCCGCTGTGGAACGTCTACGAGACGTTCGCCAACCCGGGCAAGATTCTGGTGCAGATCGCCGAGATGCCCGACGGGCGCAGCTACATGTGGGTGGCGCGCACCGTGGAGCGGCGCGCGTCGCGCTATGGTCAGCCCGGCAAGACGTTCGCGATCGGCCTGGGTTGCGAGCTGCGCCATGCCCAGCGGCTGGTCTACTCGGAGGGCTTGAACCTGAGCGGTGACAACGCGACCCCGATCGGTGCGGGCTGCCGGGTGTGCGAACGCGACGACTGC
- a CDS encoding acyl-[acyl-carrier-protein] thioesterase, with the protein MMPVPDPHPDVFDQNWPLRVADIDRTGRLRFDAATRHIQDVGQDHLRQLGFEETHPLWIVRRTMIDLIRPIEFQDTLRLRRWCSGTSNRWCEMRVRIDGRRGGLMESEAFWININRETQGPARIADDFIEGLRRTTTETRLRWKAYLRAGSREDASEIREYPVRVADIDLFDHMNNSVYWSVIEDHLFGAPELLRGPIRVAIEHDAPVALGDKLEILTHVYPPGSTDQFGPELTDRTVTTLTYAVGDETKAIASIFPL; encoded by the coding sequence ATGATGCCGGTGCCGGATCCGCACCCCGACGTCTTCGACCAGAACTGGCCCCTGCGGGTCGCCGACATCGACCGCACCGGCCGGTTGCGGTTCGACGCCGCGACCCGGCACATCCAGGACGTCGGACAGGACCACCTGCGCCAGCTCGGTTTCGAAGAGACCCATCCGCTGTGGATCGTGCGCCGAACCATGATCGACCTGATCCGGCCGATCGAGTTCCAGGACACGTTGCGGCTGCGGCGGTGGTGTTCCGGGACGTCGAATCGGTGGTGTGAGATGCGGGTGCGCATCGACGGCCGCCGCGGCGGGCTCATGGAGTCAGAGGCATTCTGGATCAACATCAACCGGGAGACCCAGGGGCCGGCGCGCATCGCCGACGATTTCATCGAGGGCCTGCGCCGGACCACCACCGAGACGCGGTTGCGCTGGAAGGCATATCTGAGAGCGGGCAGCCGGGAGGACGCCAGCGAGATCCGCGAATACCCGGTGCGGGTCGCCGACATCGACCTGTTCGACCACATGAACAATTCCGTCTACTGGTCGGTGATCGAGGACCATCTCTTCGGCGCCCCGGAGCTGCTACGCGGTCCCATCCGGGTCGCCATCGAGCACGATGCGCCGGTCGCGCTCGGCGACAAGTTGGAGATCCTCACCCACGTCTATCCGCCCGGCTCGACCGATCAGTTCGGTCCCGAGCTGACCGATCGCACTGTTACAACGCTCACATATGCGGTCGGCGACGAGACGAAAGCGATCGCCTCGATCTTCCCGCTCTGA
- the aceA gene encoding isocitrate lyase, translating into MSTVGTPKSPEQIQHDWDHNPRWKGVTRTYSPADVVALQGHVVEENTLARRGAEVLWEQLHDMDFVNALGALTGNMAVQQVRAGLKAIYLSGWQVAGDANLSGHTYPDQSLYPANSVPQVVRRINNALMRADQIAKVEGDRSVENWLAPIVADGEAGFGGALNVYELQKAMIAAGVAGSHWEDQLASEKKCGHLGGKVLIPTQQHIRTLTSARLAADVADVPTVVIARTDAEAATLITSDVDERDQPFITGERTAEGFYRVKNGLEPCIARAKAYAPYSDLIWMETGTPDLELAKKFAEGVKSEFPDQMLAYNCSPSFNWRKHLDDATIAKFQKELGAMGFKFQFITLAGFHALNYSMFDLAYGYAREQMKAYVDLQEREFAAEERGYTATKHQREVGAGYFDRIATTVDPTSSTTALAGSTEEGQFH; encoded by the coding sequence ATGTCGACTGTGGGCACCCCGAAGTCCCCCGAACAGATCCAGCACGACTGGGACCACAACCCGCGCTGGAAGGGCGTCACCCGCACCTACTCGCCGGCTGACGTCGTCGCGCTGCAGGGGCATGTCGTCGAAGAGAACACCCTGGCCCGCCGCGGCGCCGAGGTGCTGTGGGAGCAGCTGCACGACATGGACTTCGTCAACGCGCTCGGCGCGCTGACCGGCAACATGGCCGTGCAGCAGGTGCGCGCCGGCCTGAAGGCCATCTACCTGTCGGGCTGGCAGGTCGCCGGCGACGCCAACCTGTCCGGACACACCTACCCCGACCAGAGCCTCTACCCGGCCAACTCGGTGCCCCAGGTGGTGCGCCGGATCAACAACGCGCTGATGCGTGCCGACCAGATCGCCAAGGTCGAGGGTGACCGCTCGGTGGAGAACTGGCTCGCCCCGATCGTCGCCGACGGCGAGGCCGGCTTCGGCGGCGCGCTCAACGTCTACGAGCTGCAGAAGGCCATGATCGCCGCCGGTGTCGCCGGCTCGCACTGGGAGGACCAGCTGGCCTCGGAGAAGAAGTGCGGCCACCTCGGTGGCAAGGTGCTCATCCCGACCCAGCAGCACATCCGCACCCTGACCTCGGCCCGCCTCGCGGCCGACGTCGCCGACGTCCCGACCGTGGTCATCGCCCGCACCGACGCCGAGGCCGCCACGCTCATCACCTCCGACGTCGACGAGCGTGACCAGCCGTTCATCACCGGCGAGCGCACCGCCGAGGGCTTCTACCGGGTGAAGAACGGTCTCGAGCCGTGCATCGCCCGCGCCAAGGCCTACGCGCCGTACTCCGATCTGATCTGGATGGAGACCGGCACCCCGGATCTGGAGCTGGCCAAGAAGTTCGCCGAGGGCGTCAAGAGCGAGTTCCCGGACCAGATGCTGGCCTACAACTGCTCGCCGTCGTTCAACTGGCGCAAGCACCTCGACGACGCCACCATCGCGAAGTTCCAGAAGGAACTCGGCGCCATGGGCTTCAAGTTCCAGTTCATCACGCTGGCCGGCTTCCACGCGCTGAACTACTCGATGTTCGACCTGGCCTACGGGTACGCCCGCGAGCAGATGAAGGCCTACGTCGACCTGCAGGAGCGCGAGTTCGCCGCCGAGGAGCGCGGTTACACCGCCACCAAGCACCAGCGCGAGGTGGGCGCCGGTTACTTCGACCGCATCGCCACCACGGTGGACCCGACTTCGTCGACCACCGCGCTGGCCGGCTCCACCGAGGAGGGTCAGTTCCACTGA
- a CDS encoding 3-hydroxybutyryl-CoA dehydrogenase, which translates to MSIERVGVVGAGQMGGGIAEVCAKAGAQVLVYEPSEELVEAGRTRITASLERAKAKGKLAADDFEVAMARLSYTTELADMADRQLVIEAIVENEAVKAKVFADLDSVVTDPDAVLASNTSSIPIMKIAAATTNPSRVLGLHFFNPVPVLPLVEVIDTLVTSPEAVAKVEKFAGEALGKKVVRCGDRSGFIVNALLVPYLLSAIRMAEAGVASVEDIDTAVVAGLSHPMGPLKLSDLIGLDTMKLIADSMYDEYKDPHYAPPPLLLRMVEAGQLGKKSGKGFYTY; encoded by the coding sequence ATGAGTATCGAACGAGTCGGTGTCGTGGGCGCCGGGCAGATGGGCGGCGGTATCGCCGAGGTGTGTGCGAAGGCCGGCGCGCAGGTGCTGGTGTACGAACCCTCCGAAGAACTGGTCGAGGCCGGACGCACGCGCATCACCGCGTCGCTCGAGCGGGCCAAGGCGAAAGGCAAGCTGGCCGCCGACGACTTCGAGGTGGCAATGGCCCGGCTGAGCTACACCACCGAGCTCGCCGACATGGCCGACCGCCAGCTCGTCATCGAAGCCATCGTCGAGAACGAAGCCGTCAAGGCCAAGGTCTTCGCCGACCTCGACAGCGTCGTCACCGATCCCGACGCGGTCCTGGCTTCGAACACCTCCAGCATCCCCATCATGAAGATCGCTGCGGCGACGACGAACCCGAGCCGCGTGCTCGGGCTGCACTTCTTCAACCCGGTTCCGGTGCTGCCGCTCGTCGAGGTGATCGACACCCTCGTCACCTCACCCGAAGCGGTTGCCAAGGTGGAGAAGTTCGCCGGCGAGGCGCTCGGCAAGAAGGTCGTGCGCTGCGGCGACCGTTCGGGTTTCATCGTCAATGCCCTGCTCGTGCCCTACCTGCTCTCGGCGATCCGGATGGCCGAGGCCGGCGTCGCGTCCGTCGAGGACATCGACACCGCGGTCGTCGCGGGGCTGTCGCACCCGATGGGCCCGCTGAAGCTGTCCGATCTGATCGGGCTCGACACCATGAAGCTGATCGCCGATTCCATGTACGACGAGTACAAGGATCCGCACTATGCCCCGCCGCCGCTGCTGCTGCGCATGGTCGAGGCCGGTCAACTCGGCAAGAAGTCCGGCAAGGGGTTCTACACCTACTGA
- a CDS encoding endonuclease domain-containing protein: MEDLVVASEALAAGQLTRQVLRTSYVKLHHNVYAPIDMKLTAADRARAAWLWSRREATVAGLSAAALLGAKWLPTDEPAELARVRAAVAPGIVVHRGSIADDELCLIESIDTTTPARTAYDIGRRTCGDDAVIRIDSLLNATRCAPAEVKALAARHPGARGNRLLRSTLDLVDGGAESPQETRLRLLLIRNGFPRPVTQIPVTDQHGRVIRRIDMGWPHQLVGVEYDGGHHWTDPDAHAADITRLEFLAARGWLIIRVSSRQLRYEPEGICARVDDALRQRR, translated from the coding sequence GTGGAGGACCTCGTCGTGGCCAGCGAGGCACTGGCTGCCGGCCAGTTGACCCGCCAGGTCCTGCGGACTTCGTACGTCAAGCTGCACCACAACGTCTACGCACCGATCGACATGAAATTGACCGCAGCCGATCGGGCACGCGCGGCCTGGCTCTGGTCCCGCCGCGAGGCCACCGTCGCAGGGCTGTCGGCCGCGGCACTGCTGGGCGCCAAGTGGTTGCCGACGGACGAGCCTGCCGAACTCGCACGCGTTCGCGCGGCAGTCGCTCCCGGGATCGTCGTACACCGGGGCAGCATCGCCGACGACGAACTGTGCCTGATCGAGAGCATCGACACGACCACTCCCGCCCGAACCGCCTACGACATCGGCAGGCGGACCTGTGGTGACGACGCGGTGATCCGCATCGACAGCCTGCTCAACGCGACCCGGTGCGCCCCAGCCGAAGTCAAGGCGCTGGCCGCGCGCCATCCCGGAGCACGCGGTAACCGACTCCTGCGCTCCACCCTCGACCTCGTCGACGGCGGCGCCGAGTCGCCCCAGGAAACCCGTCTGCGATTGTTGCTGATCCGCAACGGTTTTCCGCGCCCTGTCACTCAAATCCCGGTGACCGACCAGCACGGCAGGGTAATTCGCCGTATCGACATGGGTTGGCCGCACCAATTGGTCGGAGTCGAGTACGACGGCGGCCACCACTGGACCGATCCGGACGCCCACGCGGCGGACATCACCCGCCTGGAGTTCCTGGCCGCGAGGGGCTGGCTGATCATCCGAGTCAGCTCGCGTCAACTGCGCTACGAGCCGGAAGGCATCTGCGCCCGGGTCGATGACGCACTGAGACAGCGCCGGTAG
- a CDS encoding polyphosphate kinase 2 family protein, with protein MNDADDPEDLPSLWSHEPHAHLMFRPGDRVADIDPDATPGFRGDKSDAPTLQEERNVRFAELQEMLYANSRAGDHRSVLLVLQGMDTAGKGGIVKHVVGGANPQGIDYKSFGKPTPEELSHHYLWRIRKALPAAGHIGVFDRSHYEDVLIVRVHNLVPRDVWEPRYDEINAFERELVDGGTAIVKVAMFVSLDEQKRRLASRLERPDKYWKYNPGDIDERQKWPQYQQAYQAMLDRTSTEHAPWHIIPCDKKWYSRLAVTELLIETLKRLNMSWPPPDFDVEAEKKRLESV; from the coding sequence ATGAACGACGCCGACGACCCGGAAGACCTGCCCTCGCTGTGGTCGCACGAGCCCCACGCACATCTGATGTTCCGCCCCGGCGACCGTGTCGCCGACATCGATCCCGACGCCACCCCCGGTTTCCGCGGCGACAAGTCCGACGCGCCGACGCTGCAGGAGGAGCGCAACGTGCGCTTCGCCGAGCTTCAGGAGATGCTCTACGCCAACAGCCGCGCAGGTGATCACCGCTCGGTGCTGCTGGTGCTGCAGGGAATGGACACCGCGGGCAAGGGCGGCATCGTCAAACACGTTGTCGGCGGAGCGAATCCGCAGGGGATCGACTACAAGAGCTTCGGCAAGCCCACCCCCGAGGAGCTGTCGCACCACTACCTGTGGCGGATTCGCAAGGCGCTGCCCGCCGCGGGACACATCGGCGTGTTCGACCGCTCGCACTACGAGGACGTGCTGATCGTGCGGGTGCACAACCTGGTGCCCCGCGACGTGTGGGAGCCGCGCTACGACGAGATCAACGCGTTCGAACGCGAACTCGTCGACGGCGGGACGGCGATCGTGAAGGTCGCGATGTTCGTCTCGCTCGACGAGCAGAAGCGGCGGCTGGCGTCGCGGCTGGAGCGGCCGGACAAGTACTGGAAGTACAACCCCGGTGACATCGACGAACGCCAGAAGTGGCCGCAGTACCAGCAGGCCTACCAGGCGATGCTGGACCGGACCTCGACCGAGCACGCACCGTGGCACATCATTCCGTGCGACAAAAAGTGGTACAGCCGGCTGGCCGTCACCGAACTGCTCATCGAGACGTTGAAGCGGCTCAACATGTCCTGGCCGCCACCGGATTTCGACGTCGAAGCAGAGAAGAAGCGCCTCGAGTCGGTGTAG
- a CDS encoding TetR/AcrR family transcriptional regulator has translation MAQQHPPVAVKTDGRKRRWHKHKVERRNELVDGTLEAIRRLGSNVSMDEIAAEIGVSKTVLYRYFVDKNDLTTAVMMRFAQTTLIPNMAAALSSNLDGYDLTREIIRVYVETVAAEPEPYRFVMANNSASKSKAVADSEQIIARMLAVMLRRRMVSVGMDTGGAEPWAFHIVGGVQLATHSWMSNPRMSADELIDYLTMLSWSALRGIVEVAGSLESFRQAPHPPPVLPARLLD, from the coding sequence GTGGCACAACAACACCCGCCGGTGGCGGTCAAAACCGATGGCCGAAAGCGACGCTGGCACAAGCACAAGGTCGAGCGCCGCAACGAACTCGTCGACGGCACGCTGGAGGCCATCCGCCGCCTCGGCAGCAATGTCAGCATGGACGAGATCGCCGCCGAGATCGGTGTGTCCAAGACCGTGCTCTACCGCTACTTCGTCGACAAGAACGACCTGACCACCGCGGTGATGATGCGTTTCGCGCAGACCACGCTGATCCCCAACATGGCTGCCGCGTTGTCGTCGAACCTCGACGGCTACGACCTCACCCGAGAGATCATCCGGGTGTATGTCGAGACCGTGGCCGCCGAGCCCGAGCCCTACCGGTTCGTGATGGCCAACAACTCGGCCAGCAAGAGCAAGGCCGTCGCCGACTCCGAGCAGATCATCGCGCGCATGCTCGCGGTGATGCTGCGACGCCGGATGGTGTCGGTCGGAATGGACACCGGCGGCGCCGAGCCGTGGGCGTTCCACATCGTCGGGGGCGTGCAGCTGGCCACACACTCGTGGATGTCGAATCCCCGGATGAGCGCCGATGAGCTGATCGACTACCTGACCATGCTGTCGTGGAGCGCCTTGCGCGGAATCGTCGAGGTCGCCGGATCGCTGGAGAGTTTCCGGCAGGCTCCGCATCCTCCCCCGGTTCTGCCCGCCCGGCTGCTTGACTAG
- a CDS encoding DUF445 domain-containing protein has protein sequence MAHRPEGGRPAATSVHAGPRPSFAEALTGVDSAADAERRRALRRMKIVALSFLLGAAVIFLLCSWLQSRGDAGPWVGYVRAAAEAGMVGALADWFAVTALFKHPLGIPIPHTAIIKRKKDQLGEGLGTFVRENFLSADNVETKLRSADVASRTGKWLAEPVNADRVAAEASTVLRALVEMLRDEDVQQVLDRMIVKRIAEPQWGPPIGRVLSSLLEEGRQEALLQLLADRAFQWTLNADEVIERVIERDSPTWSPRWVDHLVGDRIHRELMDFTDKVRRNPDHELRRSATKFLFEFADDLQNDAVTIQKAENVKEQIMGRDEVARAAETAWATAKRLILESVDDPSSALRVRIADTVVRIGESLRDDADLRAKVDNWIVRGAQHLVSEYGAEITTIITDTIERWDADEASRRIELHVGRDLQFIRINGTVVGSLAGLVIYTVAHLLF, from the coding sequence GTGGCACACCGACCCGAGGGTGGCCGACCGGCGGCGACGTCCGTTCACGCCGGTCCGCGACCCAGTTTTGCCGAGGCGCTCACAGGCGTCGATTCCGCGGCGGACGCCGAACGCAGGCGCGCCCTGCGGCGGATGAAGATCGTCGCGCTGAGCTTCCTGCTCGGTGCCGCGGTGATCTTTCTGCTCTGCTCGTGGCTGCAGTCGCGTGGCGACGCGGGCCCGTGGGTCGGGTACGTGCGGGCCGCCGCGGAGGCGGGCATGGTCGGTGCGCTTGCGGACTGGTTCGCGGTGACGGCGCTGTTCAAGCATCCGCTGGGCATCCCCATCCCGCACACCGCGATCATCAAGCGCAAGAAAGACCAGCTGGGCGAGGGGCTCGGCACGTTTGTGCGGGAGAACTTCCTGTCGGCCGACAACGTCGAGACGAAGCTGCGCAGCGCCGACGTCGCGAGCCGGACAGGCAAGTGGCTCGCCGAGCCGGTCAACGCCGACCGGGTGGCCGCCGAGGCGTCGACGGTGCTGCGGGCACTGGTGGAGATGTTGCGCGACGAGGACGTCCAACAGGTGCTCGACCGGATGATCGTCAAGCGGATCGCCGAGCCGCAGTGGGGACCTCCGATCGGGCGGGTGTTGTCCTCACTGTTGGAGGAGGGCCGCCAGGAGGCTCTGTTGCAGCTGCTCGCCGACCGGGCGTTCCAGTGGACGCTGAATGCCGACGAGGTCATCGAGCGGGTGATCGAGCGCGATTCGCCGACCTGGTCGCCGCGGTGGGTGGACCACCTGGTCGGCGACCGCATTCACCGTGAGCTGATGGACTTCACCGACAAGGTGCGTCGCAATCCCGACCACGAGCTGCGCCGGTCGGCGACGAAGTTCCTGTTCGAGTTCGCCGACGACCTGCAGAACGACGCGGTGACGATCCAGAAGGCCGAGAACGTCAAGGAACAGATCATGGGGCGCGACGAAGTGGCGCGCGCGGCCGAGACGGCCTGGGCCACGGCCAAGCGGCTGATCCTGGAATCGGTGGACGACCCGTCCTCGGCGTTGCGGGTGCGGATCGCCGACACCGTGGTGCGGATCGGGGAGTCGCTGCGCGACGACGCCGACCTGCGGGCCAAGGTGGACAACTGGATCGTGCGCGGGGCCCAGCATCTGGTGTCGGAGTACGGGGCGGAGATCACGACGATCATCACGGACACGATCGAGCGGTGGGACGCCGACGAAGCGTCTCGGCGCATCGAGTTGCATGTCGGACGCGACCTGCAGTTCATCCGGATCAACGGCACCGTGGTGGGCTCGCTGGCGGGCCTGGTGATCTACACCGTCGCGCACTTGTTGTTCTGA
- a CDS encoding heparin-binding hemagglutinin, whose amino-acid sequence MAEKSQNQFDIDDLKAPLLAAVGAADLALERVNEIVAALRERAGEARTDAETRVEDSRARITRLQEELPSQFDDIRERLSSEELRKFADSYAEAAQTTYTKLIERGEAALERLRSQPGLEEAASRVEGYTDQAVELTQEALGNVATQTRAVGERAAKLVGVELPKKTEDAAEPVKKTAEKAPAKKAPAKKAPAKKAPAKKAPAKKVTQK is encoded by the coding sequence ATGGCTGAGAAGTCCCAGAACCAGTTCGACATCGACGATCTGAAGGCCCCGCTGCTGGCCGCAGTCGGTGCTGCCGACCTGGCGCTCGAGCGTGTCAACGAGATCGTCGCCGCGCTGCGTGAGCGTGCCGGCGAGGCCCGCACCGACGCCGAGACCCGCGTCGAGGACAGCCGCGCCCGCATCACCCGCCTCCAGGAAGAGCTGCCGTCGCAGTTCGACGACATCCGCGAGCGGCTGAGCTCGGAGGAACTGCGCAAGTTCGCCGACAGCTACGCCGAGGCCGCGCAGACCACCTACACCAAGCTGATCGAGCGTGGCGAGGCCGCGCTGGAGCGCCTGCGCAGCCAGCCGGGCCTCGAAGAGGCCGCGAGCCGGGTCGAGGGTTACACCGACCAGGCCGTCGAGCTCACCCAGGAAGCGCTGGGCAACGTCGCCACGCAGACCCGCGCCGTGGGTGAGCGCGCCGCCAAGCTGGTGGGCGTCGAGCTGCCGAAGAAGACCGAGGACGCCGCCGAGCCGGTGAAGAAGACCGCCGAGAAGGCTCCGGCCAAGAAGGCCCCGGCCAAGAAGGCTCCCGCGAAGAAGGCTCCGGCCAAGAAGGCCCCGGCCAAGAAGGTCACCCAGAAGTAG
- a CDS encoding DUF2516 family protein, with amino-acid sequence MLQGLVGYVLLALQIAVLVAVVYAFVHAAMQRPDAYPAVDKLTKPVWLVILGVAGLLVLVLDVLGMAIGAVAAGIYLVDVRPKLLEIQGKSR; translated from the coding sequence ATGCTCCAAGGCCTCGTGGGTTACGTCCTCCTCGCGTTGCAGATCGCCGTGCTCGTCGCGGTCGTCTATGCGTTCGTGCACGCCGCGATGCAGCGTCCCGACGCCTACCCCGCGGTCGACAAGCTGACCAAGCCGGTGTGGCTGGTGATCCTCGGCGTGGCCGGACTACTGGTGCTGGTACTCGACGTCTTGGGCATGGCGATCGGAGCGGTCGCCGCGGGCATCTACCTGGTCGACGTCCGGCCCAAACTGCTGGAGATCCAAGGGAAGTCGCGGTAG
- a CDS encoding DUF2599 domain-containing protein, with product MAGAVVSGVLSGTAAPISAASPLGAPAVDHVEWAKWGDLSSLRVYPTPAGRDASARPGASAQAGQVWNEVLALAPDADIPGMYEQFACHWQFAELFEPGKVSWNLEPWRPEVSYQDMVAAGCNPGGTEEPF from the coding sequence GTGGCGGGCGCCGTTGTATCCGGCGTGTTGTCCGGTACTGCCGCGCCGATCTCGGCGGCGTCACCACTGGGTGCGCCCGCCGTCGACCACGTCGAATGGGCCAAGTGGGGTGACCTGTCCAGCCTGCGCGTCTACCCGACGCCGGCCGGCCGGGATGCCTCGGCCCGTCCGGGAGCATCGGCGCAGGCCGGCCAGGTGTGGAACGAGGTGCTCGCGCTGGCCCCCGACGCCGACATTCCCGGCATGTACGAGCAGTTCGCCTGCCACTGGCAGTTCGCCGAACTCTTCGAGCCGGGCAAGGTCAGCTGGAACCTCGAGCCGTGGCGCCCGGAGGTGAGCTACCAGGACATGGTGGCGGCCGGGTGCAATCCGGGCGGCACCGAAGAACCCTTCTGA
- the deoC gene encoding deoxyribose-phosphate aldolase — MGYTRAQVAAVIDHTLLKPEATEADVVALLTEAADLGVYAVCVSPPMVSAAAQVPGGPVVAAVAGFPSGKHLPAIKAEEAAHAVADGAREVDMVIDVGAACSGELDVVRAEVAAVRSAVPHAVLKVIVESAVLLERGGEPLLADICRVCEDAGADFVKTSTGFHPSGGASVRAVEVMAGVVGGRLGVKASGGIRTAQTAIEMLDAGATRLGLSASRAVLDGLG; from the coding sequence ATGGGCTACACCCGCGCGCAGGTCGCTGCGGTGATCGACCACACCCTGCTCAAGCCCGAGGCCACCGAGGCCGACGTCGTCGCGCTGCTCACCGAGGCGGCCGACCTCGGCGTCTACGCGGTGTGCGTGTCCCCGCCGATGGTGTCGGCCGCGGCCCAGGTTCCCGGCGGACCCGTCGTCGCCGCGGTGGCCGGGTTCCCGTCGGGCAAGCACCTGCCGGCGATCAAGGCCGAGGAGGCGGCCCACGCCGTCGCCGACGGCGCCCGCGAGGTCGACATGGTCATCGACGTCGGCGCCGCGTGCAGCGGTGAACTCGACGTGGTGCGCGCCGAGGTCGCCGCGGTCCGCAGCGCCGTACCGCACGCGGTGCTGAAGGTGATCGTCGAGTCGGCGGTCCTGCTCGAACGCGGCGGTGAGCCGCTGCTCGCCGACATCTGCCGGGTCTGCGAGGACGCCGGCGCGGATTTCGTGAAGACCTCCACCGGCTTCCATCCCAGCGGTGGAGCGAGTGTGCGGGCGGTCGAGGTGATGGCCGGCGTCGTCGGCGGCCGCCTCGGGGTCAAGGCTTCCGGAGGGATCCGCACCGCGCAGACCGCGATCGAGATGCTGGACGCGGGCGCCACCCGGCTGGGGTTGTCCGCCAGTCGGGCCGTGCTCGACGGCCTGGGCTGA